gtatgccatcGACTGTGCtgtttaaccttatattttaattggaCCTTTATGCAcgcagcggtaccacatatgattgtttattttggattacattattttatttaaaaatggaaaggggggggtgattcaaactttttttttttagggaagggctTGGGGCATGAACAGAACTTAGTGACGTAACAGCTGCTGTTGCCTAGCAGCGgggcccagcagagagcagcagcggtgacgtcactaagctccgcccgtgccccaagcccggtgcccggagctgaagataacGGAGGAAATTACCAGAGATCCCCGCCAAGGAACGGGACAagttaagtaccgttgtcatcagtgtcacctttagttagtgcaggtgacactggtgacagattccttttaataaaagtgaattaaccctccGTCCActcggctgatcgggacatcacgattttgccgCGGATGCTCTGCTGAGCTAACCGACACCGTTAACTCCCgcatttagacaccgcaatccactttgattgtggcgtctaaagggttaatgctgggcatcaggtggtttttaagtaccaggatgcaagggtgtacctgtaaccccttcgtccttaaggggttaatattctacATAATGTTAATTCCACACTGATAAGATGCTTCTGTTTTCCTGCAGCTTGCACTGGACATTGACAGAGAGGCGGACGACCATAACAATTATCTGGATGGAATGGTAAGGTTCTGCTATAGACTGACTATCTTACTAGTGATGTACTTAACAGATAGGGGCTTTGGTCAAGATATTTCCAAATCAAGATCCATTTGGTTTTATCTAAAATAAATCTTATGATTTCAATGGTTTATGTGGTACCATTCGAAAAAGAAGTGACACATACCATGAATAATCAGTGGGAGCCATGCAGACTTCAGGGCACAACAGCCAGGAGTGAGGAAAGCCAGGGGCCGGTAGCTGGATGCTGTGGCAGCTCAGGCAGAAGGTGGAAAGCAGGGGGCGCAATGGGTGTCAGAGCTGCTGCACTGATACGTCACATCACAATCTGCAGCACTTTTTCCTGCATTTCTAAAAGGGGTATTttgagtacatttttttttgtccccccTATCCACAAGGCATAAGTGTGACCACTAAGTGTGACCactaggacccccacaatctccagaacagagcctttttttttttatgaatgaagCTGCCGCGCACATGTGactcactatatacatacatatatagactATGTACTACCAATAAAAAGATATGACTGCTGGAAGTCAGAGGCACAAAataaatttatacatttataaaAGCATTAAAGAagcattacagtgaccccccaacctacgatggccccgacatgttgaaggcagcactaacatacgatgcttctgtatgtcggggccatcatataaACAGTGCCCCgtaagctccggtgatggtcactcacctgtccgcgGTGCTCCAGGATGTCAtctccgggatcccctgcatcgccgtcatcacgtcgtgatgtgatggcggcgatgagGAACGACGCTCCCAGGCAACAGAGACGttccccggggacgcggcgacagcgatggacggcgacatccagggcagcggtgatgtcctatatttattgcacggatccctcaacatacgatggttcatttggaatgaattaccatcgtatgttgagggaccactgtatagagcagcacaggctattattagagaataatgtacagGTTCTTTTATATGCCTTGTGCTTAGCTGATGTAGCAGGTATAAGATTAGTGTCATGTTTGTTTCCAAATTCATTGCTTTATTTCCCATGACTCCTCTGGCTTTGGCATTTGATTGTTGCAACTGGTCTTCTAATTAGACTCCTGATAaactcattagactcataagtgggtaatgttcagttcacattatgtgcagctttttttatttgtgttttttatttaaattgcattttttagagaaatattgccattagGTGAAAGTGATTTGACGTATAATCACAATAGAGGTGATTTTTGAAGATTTgaatctttaaagggatactccgcccctagacatcttgtcccctatccaaaggatgggggataagatgtctgattgcaggggttccgccgcgatctctgctgtggcaccccagacatctggtgcacggagtgaactttgctcagtGTCGGATGGGATGgaggctcgtgaggtcacggccatgccccctcaatgcaagtctatgggagggggtgtgacgtcccctcccatagacttgcattgagggggcgaggctgtgACGTCACGGGCCTGGGGAGCTGcaaccgacgctctaaacaaatgctgtatgcagcagggagatcgcgggggtccccagcagcaggacccccgcgatcagacatcttatcccccatcctttggataggggataagatgtccaggggtggggtacccctttaagctttaacaTGTTGAATTTGTACTTCGTTTTTCACATAATTGTACAGTATTTTGGCTGTTGTTGCTACAATTTTTTCTAAATGGTGATAATCCTGTAGGTTACAGGATGTCAtatgacccaggactgaccttcTCTgaaacacattggcccagatttatcaaactgtgtgagagaaaaactggagtgttttttttccacagcaaccaatcacagctcagctaacaagctctggtaaagtgaaagctgagctgtgattggtcgctgtggtaaaatcactccagtttaaGCACAGTAACTCTGTGACagtcaggctggtgatcacatgaccaagttatagTGGATGCAGCTCTGCTGGAATAATACAAATGGGGCTGAAATACTAATGGTGGGGAGTGTGCATGACATGGAAAAACCTCCCCCAAAAACTGGTGTGCTTCTTTACTGCCTGTGTATAGATTTTGCACATACTATTACTATAGTACATGCTTGTACATTACTATTACATTTTTCTCCTCCTTTAGGACTCGGACTTTATGAGTGTGACCGGTCTTCTGAGCGGCAGCGTGAAACGATTCACAGGAATGGCTCGTTCCGGGAGGGACAATCGCAAGCTCTTGTGCTATGTGTCAGCTGGTCTAGTCGGACTCTTCTTCATTCTCTATTACCTTGTGTCACGGGCCAGCACGTGATGATTTGGTTAACCCTTTTCTATGAAAGACACTGATTATGTACAGACACCCAGTGACCCACATGCGGGGAGGGGTCTTTGGCATAATATGAAATCTGAAGAGGATCCAGGCACTTTAAACATATTATGATAAATCTTTAGAGACCCAAAGTTTCCACATAAAACCTGACAATTTGTATGTAAATAGCATTTTATATAATTCCTGATAAATTGCTTCCAGTTCACTTAGAACTAGTTCAGCCTTTATGCGGCATATTTGGCTTACACCAAATTCATATGTGTTAGAAATGTTTTTATGTGAGAATTTTATCTGTGGATTTGTGTGGACATGGGGATAAGCACTTTATTCTTTGGTGGATTTTGCTGCTGCCAGTTGCAGTCTAAACTacatgtggacccagcctaagaccatgttcacaccacagaatttcCATACGGAATTCTGCAGAAGAATCCACCAATGTCTCCGGCTTCTCCAGAAAGGAAAGTCATGTttattctttgtgcggagtccgcaTGGAAATGCACTGCCctctgagacggcacatttccaagcagtcctagtgtCAGCATGTTCTGCCGGCACTGTGTTGTCGGgcttccaccatgtgaacatagcctaagactatGTGCATAGAAAGAAAGACACGGCTGCGCATCCACATGCCATACGTTGATCTATTGCTTCTCTGCACAGTTTTGTTAAGTAACGTCAGGTTAGGATACATTTTGAAATAACTATATAATCCCACTTGCCTCTTCACAGTCACCTGATCTAGGTTGGTCCCTAAAGTAAATGGCTGCTAAGCAATGGATCAatatataaggctaggttcacactgccgttgtgccctgACCCGGACAGGGTCCCTTCAGCTCagctcttttttttaatttatttatttatttttgtgctcatCAGACCCTAAACaggtcagagcacaactgacaccgccGGGTCCAGGCTGataccattgacttgaatggggttcaTCATATGTCTGGTATTTTAGGGGAGTTGAGTGgaaaaaaatcaaacatata
The sequence above is a segment of the Hyla sarda isolate aHylSar1 chromosome 6, aHylSar1.hap1, whole genome shotgun sequence genome. Coding sequences within it:
- the BET1L gene encoding BET1-like protein — encoded protein: MADWGRGSSSGAVDEMLDAENKRLTDDLSTKVTRLKSLALDIDREADDHNNYLDGMDSDFMSVTGLLSGSVKRFTGMARSGRDNRKLLCYVSAGLVGLFFILYYLVSRAST